The nucleotide window AGCTCGTCGCGCGTGACCAGCAGACGCGCGCCCGAGTCCTGCAGCATGAAGGCGATCCGCTCGGCCGGGTACTCCGGGTCCACCGGCACGTACGCCGCGCCCGCCTTCAGCACGCCCAGCACGGCGGCGATCAGCCCCGGCCCGCGCTCCATCGCGACCCCCACCCGCGCCTCCGGGCCCAGCCGCAGCGCGAGCAGCCGCCGGGCGACGGCGTCGGACGCGGCGTCCAGCTGCGCGTACGTGGTCTCCCGCGCGCCGAAGACCAGCGCGACGGCATCCGGCGTCCGCGCCGCCTGCGCGGCGAAGAGGCCGTGCACCAGCTCCCCGGCGGGGTAGCCCCTTTCGGTGTCGTTCCACTCCACCAGCACCCGGGCGCGCTCCTCCTCGCCCAGGAAGGCCACGTCGGCGACCGGACGGGAGACGTCCGAGACCACCGCCTCCACCAGGCGCGCGAAGTGCCCGGCCATCCGCTCCAGGGTCGCGCGCTCCCACAGATCCGCGCGGAAGGCGAGCGAGCCGGCGAAGCCCTGTTCGCCCTCGGACAGTGCGAGCATCAGGTCGAACTTGGGCGTCTCCCCGCCGCCGGCCGCCAGGGGCTCCACCTCCAGCCCACCCATGCGCAGATCGCCCCGCTCGTTGTTCTGCAGGACGAACATCACCTGGAAGAGCGGCGAGTGCGCCAGGCTCCGCTCGGGCGCCAGCTCCTCCACCAGGCGCTCGAAAGGGATCTCCTGGTGCTGGTACGCCCCCAGCGTCGTTTCCCGCACCCGCCTCAGCAGTTCCAGGAACGAGGGCTCGCCCGAGAGATCGGTGCGCAGGACGAGCGTGTTGACGAAGAAGCCGATCAGC belongs to Longimicrobium sp. and includes:
- a CDS encoding condensation domain-containing protein, whose protein sequence is RTVFAVEDGEPVQVVRAAAPFVLPVADLRGLPAAAREAEVLRLASTEAARPFDLAAGPLLRALAVRLEEDGWALLLAMHHIVSDGWSMGVLIREVSALYNALAEGREAGLPELAVQYADYAAWQRGWLSGGILESKLGYWRDRLAGAPPLLELPTDRPRPQVQDPRGGSARVDLTAEVWRGLRALSRREGATAFMTLLAAWQLLLSRYAGVEDVSVGTPIAGRTRLETEPLIGFFVNTLVLRTDLSGEPSFLELLRRVRETTLGAYQHQEIPFERLVEELAPERSLAHSPLFQVMFVLQNNERGDLRMGGLEVEPLAAGGGETPKFDLMLALSEGEQGFAGSLAFRADLWERATLERMAGHFARLVEAVVSDVSRPVADVAFLGEEERARVLVEWNDTERGYPAGELVHGLFAAQAARTPDAVALVFGARETTYAQLDAASDAVARRLLALRLGPEARVGVAMERGPGLIAAVLGVLKAGAAYVPVDPEYPAERIAFMLQDSGARLLVTRDEL